taaaaactagctaAGACAGACCTAAGGCTACAATagattatcttatgttatgcgAAGGATATGTGGCGTCCCATGGGCTCAGGTACAATTCCAAAAAAAGCGAACTGATGGTCTTCAGGGCCGGTACAAGGACTTATTCGAATGTGCCTCCTGTAAGACTGTGCGGGAGTCCATTGGTTCAAGTTGAACGTTTTAAGTACCTGGGCCACTGGGTCACCGAGACTCAATGTGACAACTCGGACATTGAGAGGGAGCGTAGGGCGCTGGCTGTCCGATGCAACATGTTGCCACGCAGATTTGCACGTTGTGGCAAGCAGGTTAAGGCGACGCTTTTCAAAGCTTACTGCCAATCTTTCTACACGTGCGGCCTGTGGGTCAACTATACGCAGAAGGCATACAGCGCGCTACGTGTGCAGTACAATGATGCGCTCAGGATACTGTTTGGACTTCCGCGATTCTGTAGCGTTTCTCTAATGTTTGCTGAAGCGAGGATAGACTGCTTCTATACAATAATGAGGAAGAGAGGCGCCTCGACCCTAAATCGAATGTGTACGAGTTCGAACAGTATCCTGGGTGTGCTGGTCGGCAGGTGGGACGCGCCTATGTTCGCGCGGTGGATGCGATTGCACACATCTAGCAATcgttaaaataatgtatcaatatcgttaatttattttgtgtcttctgctaacaataggttaagactgcattttttactaacaactatggattgtaaatctgaaaataaaggattattattattatacgaagacatgatatgttatactgttacttataaataaatttcaggaccgACCAATGAACTTGGCATCCATTTAGAACTCActaatttttgagaagatttgtgcgagacgtaggtacctgggccgccacacgctgtatcggatttgaaaaacaggaacttacgatttttttcccaaaattaaatgattgtgttataccaatcgatataaaaaaatgatggcaatgaagaaaatatcacatcgctaacaaaaacagtgggatgtgcattatcacaggttaattttgtgtatttattattctgccttcgaaaaccaccggatccttttattatttggaattcatccatctttctgcttgcttctatttcgattttatcgtccatagaatagacttttcttatgttttacttattgtagtcaaaaacgaataaaacagtcttgtataagagcgacaaataatcttaactaatctgttctcaaagcttagtattaaaattgccttaagtatatctaggcaatcaatttttactttacaagactaaactgatacttcagtaaatcaatttagtgttaagtgaaccttcaaataatctgagtaaagtaaaaaaatacttttagacttaacagtaggctgagataagactaaatagtttcgtgaatacttaacttggttttgtgtattctaaattatctaaagtaggatttgttgaaaacaatatagtattaaagaaggaaatgaatttatgaagtacaaataagtcctatttgatttggataaatctcactttagctaaagtttagacatatatgacttaatcacaattcttgattgctacttgatTTGCAAAGGAACCAcagagctcccgtggctttccgcatgaaacgattttgtattacctgtagacggtgaatttgagagggactcgcgtgagcgaaaactacccctgcataggtcatgatcggacggatgcaagtcgtgtagattttcaccttattcctaagggacaatttacttcgcttgttaaggagacaatgaagacggtccattacaaacgcggcgcgatcgcgcacacgtttgatatgggccttgaaagtaagacgtctatctaagactacgccgagatatttgacttgctcctcccaagggatcggcttgccaaacatcttaatgattttaagttgagcgcgtgaccgtggcgtgttataatagccctttgaaaagtacaccgctgcacttttctccgggtttacctcgattctccatttgcgaaaccacttgcccaaggcattggccgcgcgttggaggattccggtcatcataactcgaccagggcacgaagaatagatggctgtatcatccgcaaataaagctaattcggtattaggggatttgggaatgtcactagtatacaatgaaaatagtaaagaggagaggacggagccttgtgggactccggcatgtatcgggtgcggtgacgagagggtaccttccacgcggtagcgaaaggttcgatttgagaggaagtctcgtatgatgtgcacgagacgttctggcactcccagtaaataaagcttgtagatcaagccgttgtgccagactttgtcgaacgctttcgccacatcgaagaagagcgctcccgtagcgacaggttttttttaagtttaatctactggagatatgttcaacaatacggtgcacttgttgaacgcaggagtgtttggttctaaaaccaaactgctctggtggaataagactattggattcggcgtagtcccgtaatctagcaaatatgagccgctcataaatcttccccatggtattgaggagacttatagggcggtaactggaaggttcgtttttaggtttcccaggctttggtataccaattacaattgcttctttccactgctgtggaaagacgcagttgctcatggcgacgttgaatattgccgttagtaagcagatgaggggagcaccgaagtttttaaggacacgattcgtgataccgtctgagccaggggctttccgggtatgaaatcttttgatgatacctagtacctcttcctcagtaacctgtggaagaggaggatcggtgggaggtacagaagccctacgctgaacttcagagttcaccgtcgagaggtgcctacgatcgatagggagagtactgggcgaacattgggcttcgagactgttagcaaggcattcggctttttcgtcatcgtcaaaagcggggggttggttaggcctattgagaggaggagtaggaacaaccgtatccttttgaagagacctagacagctgccagatggcctggtggtggggctcaatgccgctcaaatgattatcccaccgattctgtcgcatgtcattaatacgttttcttacagtatgctgcaagagacgcaaatgacggcgacattcctcggtgcgattggaatgatatgcgcgggtggctgcgtttttctccgttagcagatcacggatgtcggtaggcagtttccagcgatggtcttccatctccggaacctgttttgaactttcattcaaaaccgacctcacgtgatccgtgagagagttaatagctgtcgaggcctcctctaaagaggctatttctactgggatactatctaagtatactgaactggaagactggaggccttcggctaccttctcccagtccagcactgtcttaggggttgctggattaccaggggcgtctaaacgggagcctagttttaatataacaggtcggtggtcggattgtaactcgtgtagtactcgTGTGTAAGCGCCAAgacgagtatttctggtctgtggttcaagtcagggggatatctagtgggctgcaatggtgttattatattattagttgTACCCCCGAAGCACTAAACCTCAGAAATCACCGACCCTATATAAGGCGTCGAGACCGGTGAAACTTTTTCATTTCTCTGCGAGCGCCTGCGACGTACACAGCTTAAGAGGACTGTAGTGTGTTACGTAATCCGGGTCACGTgagccattttgttttgttttgtaaattgttattttcataattttctttatttatttgtaaagttaTGTTCTATGAAAGTGGGTTGTGACGTTTTTTGAGTAATTTGTGAAGattgttttaaattgttaaataaagagattagggtttttgtttgattattttttttttttatttttatttcacttttgaTCCTaagatcagaagtgggataaagGACTTGTTAACGCCCATATAAGAAACAAATCTACCCACATCTTTTTGATATCTTTTTCtcacaatttatttttgttgttgttgttttcgTGAAACCTTTTTTTCTGATTTTATTACGTCATTTCTCATACACCCGCCATGCGGAGTAGATCTCGTAATCGCTCGGGAACGCGATCACAAAATGGCTCGCGTTCTCGCTCAAGGCGTCGTCGCCGTTATTCAAGCAGATCGCGTGACCGTTCGCGAAGTAGATCGCGATCATGGGAATATTTTAAACGGATATTAAGAAGGCTGCGTAGCTCATCCCGCGGTGATCGTTCGCGTCATCAGTGTTCGACACGTATGTTGCGAAGTCGTTCTCGTAGTGTAAGTTCGCGCCGTTCTCGTACTAGTCGCCGTTCACGTACTCGTCGTCGCTCGCGTTCCGGCCGTAGCCGAAGTCGCCGTCCAGTAGACGACCGCCAGCGTTCACGCAATCGTAGCATATCACGACATACCCCACCGTTAGAGGCTCGGTTATCTAACTCGAGGGTGACTACCGCGCTTAGGTCGTCAACGTCATGTAACGAATCAAATGTAGCACCACCGTCGGAGAATACTCCGATTCCAAATAATGACTCTAACGTTCGCGGCGTATCTATCGTGTCAACCGCTCAGCGCTCTGAGGCGTCCACCCTCGCACAGGCTTTAGTTGAAGTAATTAAGTCCGTACAGCCTGTTAGGTCACACAATTACTTTGTGTCCAATTTTGATCCCGCTATTAATAGTATCGAGACCTGGTGTGATGAGGTGGACCGCGCCAGAGACACTAATGGTTGGTCCGACCATGAGTGTCTATCACGCGTCGCATCATGCCTCAAAGGCGATGCAAAAGTATGGTTATCTGAGTGGGTCACCAACGACAGGACGTGGTCAAATTTCAAAAGGGAATTCAAACCGCTATGCCCCAGTAAACTTGATTTTGccaacattttatttgaaaccaTGAAAACAACGTCAGATCAGTATAGTACGTATGCGGAGTATGCTCGACGGACACTTTTGCGTTTAAGGGTAGTTCAGGGTCTTAGTGATGAACTGAGAACGCTCATAGTCATTCGCGGTATCGACAGCCCTCAAGTACGCGCAGCGGCTGCTAATGCAGCGCTGACCCCTGAAAGTTTGGTTCAATTTCTGTCGATCTATGTTAAACCAAACAAGAACAAACAAGATGCGCGTTCTCAGGTCTTACCTAAGAAGCGATTTAATCAAAGTCATCCGAACCGATCGTCTACTAAGTGTTTTACGTGTGGCTTGAAAGGTCACATGAGTCGCGATTGTACTAAGAGATCTACGACTGCATCTGACCCTGCACCTTCCTCCAAACCCGGTACTTCCAGTGCCAGTTGcacattctgtaaaaaaccggggcATACTGAAGCCAAGTGTTTCGCCAAGGCACGATCAGAGTCCCGTAATCCCCATAGGGTTAATTTGTGTGTTGATCGGTCGTCTCACCCTAACAATGATATAACGACTGCGGTAGTTGAAGGGGTACCAATGGACGTACTCATTGACAGCGGCGCATTGAACATTTCCCTTATCTCTGCAGACGTTCTTAGGCACTTGCCTTGTCAACCAAAACCTAGACGCTGTGTATTAAAAGGTATCAGCGATAAGGAAATAGTGTCTAACTCATACGTTACCACTACAATCGAACTCAACAATATCTCCATCGAAGCAGAGCTAGTAGTCGTACCCTCATCTTGTATGAATACGTCCATCATAATTGGTACGGACATACTGAACCGAAAAGGGGTGATGTATGTTCGAACCAAAGATGCACAGTATTTGACTCATTCCTCTGATGCGCCTCTATGCGTCAACGCTGTTAAGGTTAATGATGGCATCGAGATAAACACTCAACTTCAGGGCGATGAACGCGAAGCTTTGATGAAGGtaattaatgaattttccgagttCTTGATTTCCGGAACGGCCGCGACTACTGTTAAGACGGGCGAAATGGACATAAAATTAACAAGTTCCGATCCTGTGGTATATAGGCCGTACAAACTCTCTTACCAAGAGAAACTCAAAGTGCGGGAAATTACGAAAGATCTTTTAGACAAGGGTGTGATTCGTAGGTCTCAATCTCAATACGCAAGCCCGATCATACTGGTTAAGAAACGCGATGGATCGGACAGGCTTTGTGTCGATTTTAGGGCTTTAAATCGAGTTACTATCAAGGACAGATACCCTCTTCCTTTGATCGATGACCATATCGATCGGCTAGGTAgttacaaatattttactagCCTCGATATGGCCACGGGGTTCCATCAGATCCCAATCAAAGAGGAGTGTATCCACCTCACCGGATTCGTGACACCCGAGGACCACTTCGAATATTTGAAGATGCCGTTTGGCTTAGCCAATTCCCCTATCGTGTACCAACGAATAATTAATGACACTTTACGCGAATTAATAGACAGCGGGAAAGTACTAGTGTACGTAGACGACGTTCTTCTCCTTAGTAACTCAGTTTCTGAGGGCATTGAGCTTTTGCAAAAAGTCTTACGGACGCTGACTGAAGCCGGATTTTCGATAAACTTGCGTAAATGCACATTCCTTGCGACAGAAGTCGAATATCTAGGTCGAGTTATCAGTGAGGGTCAGGTGAGACCGAGTCCTCGAAAAGTTGAAGCTCTGGCTAATTCATCTCCCCCAGACAATGTTAGACAAGTTCGCCAATTTCTTGGCCTCGCGGGTTACTTCCGCCGGTACATAAAGGATTATGCAAATAAGACCGCATGTATTTCCCACTTAACTAAGAAGGGTGTGGAATTTAATTGGGGCCCCGAGCAGGAAGAGGTGCGCCAGAGTCTCATCAAACACTTAACAGGTGCACCGGTCCTTGCAATATTCGATCCCAAGCTTCCAACTGAAGTGCACTCAGACGCAAGCAGTGCTGGTTATGGGGCGGTTCTTTTACAAACCCATGATGACGGGAAAAAACACGTAGTCGCTTACTTCAGCAAGGTGACTCAGGGCGCAGAAAGCAAGTATCATTCCTACGAGCTCGAAACGCTTGCAGTGGTCAAGGCTCTGCAGCATTTCAGACATTACCTCGTGGGAATGAGGTTTGTTGTTGTTACTGATTGTAACGCCCTGAAGTCGACTGAGCGGAAAAAGGACTTGCTACCTCGCGTAGCTCGATGGTGGATCTACCTCCAGGATTTCGACTTCACCATCGAGTACCGCAAAGGAACTATGATCCCACACGCCGATTACTTAAGCCGCAATCCAACAGCTCAGGTTAACCAGGTTTCAAGGCCCCGCACCTGGGCCCAAATAGCTCAAGCGGCTGATGATGACACCAAGACTCTCATGCAGAAGCTACAGGAGGGAGAGCTGGATCCCAGTCGGTACGTGGTTCAGAACGACATGCTGTACTACCGTTACACTCCCGTCGGTCAAGAAACAAGACTCCTCTGCTACATCCCCAAGGGACACAGGTTGAGCCTTCTCAGAGTGTTTCATGACGAGCATGAGCATATAGGAGCTGACAAAACCCTGGATCTCATCATGAAGCACTTCTGGTTCCCTGGACTCCGCCAGTTTGTCCAGAAATACATTGCACACTGTCTGGTATGTATCTCCATGAAGCGAGTACCACGAGCGCCACTTCAGAACATCACGTCATGGGAGAAACCAGGTGAGCCCTTCAGCACCGTGCACGTGGATGCTTTAGGCCCTTTACCTCCGTCTGACGGTCACAAGTTTATCCTCATTTTGGTGGACGCTTTTACGAAGTTCACACTGCTCTACCCCATGAGTCGTCAGGATGTGGTCGAGCTGAAGCGGGCAATCACCCAGGCGGTTTCGTTGTTTGGTGTTCCAAAGCTTTTGGTTGCTGACAAAGGGCGAATGTTCGAAGCAAACGAATTCACCACGTGGATAAACGGTTTGGGTTGCGAGCTACACACCATCACACCGGAAATGCACCATGCCAACGGCCAGGTTGAGAGGTATGTGCGAACAGTACTTAATATGGTTCGTATAGAAGTCAACCACAAGAAATCGTCCTGGTCGGAGGTGTTGTGGAGGTTGCAGTTAGTACTCAATGTAACTAAACAGAAAACCACCCAGAACTCTGCACTTAATCTCCTGATTGGTACCGAGGCCACCACTCCAGTCATACAGGCATTGGTACGAGACGTGGCAGCTGACAACATCAGGCCTAATCGAGAAACCTTGCGAGAAATCGCAAGAGATAGATCTCGCCGACTTCTTCGAGACAATCAGGCCAAGCAAGACGAGTACGCTAATCGAAACAGGCGTGCACCCCGAGTGTTCCAAATTAATGACcttgtttttgtaattaaatattCCCAGTCAACAGGAAAATTAGACCCGGGGATGCGCGGCCCATACAAGGTCGTCAAGGTGCTGCCGAGTGGCCGGTACGAGCTGAAGCTTCTCAGCGGCGGGTACGGCAAGATCACCCAGGCGGCGGCACAATATatggtgccgtggcgcggcgaATGGTGCCCCGAGACGTGTGCCGCATTCTTCGATTGTGAGTAATCGATTGTGTGTGATACATCTCAATCAGTCAACTAAGTACTGCTAAGTTTCGTTTGTCAAGATCACAAATAGTGGCTGAACGTAGGAACTATACCTAGAATAGGAATGGGGTtagtaaaattgttttaataaatagccTTTTTCTTAGAAACTTTTCCAACTTGCTTTCACATAGTAATCCAACGTAGAGTGAGACTGACAAGCAAAACGCAGTTGCATGGTTTGAATGAGATGGATCTTTGAAATGCCTGCGTGTGAGGCATTCCGAAGCCCGTGTGGCTGCGGTTGGTCCACCTGGCGTTGGCTCGTCAAGGTGTAGACAGATGGGCACAATGTGCTTGTCTGTAGTCCGTGTCCATGGTCAGGCGATCATGTAGTCGGACGGCCCGTGGCATGTGTGCCTGATCGGGTGGGCGCGTGTGTCGTGCCATGCTTGCAGGTGGATAACTCTCACCTGCGACATCCGCAGCTCTTCGGAATATCGCCGACACTGCAGCAGTGGAAGTTGAAGCGAAGATTATCTCCTCGTCTTGGCCTTGGGGATAATTAGTCCAAATAGAGACGTCTCGTTAGGTGGTGATGGATGAGAGTAAACTTTATGACTTTGCGAAATAGATGATGTATGAATTAAATGAATGGTTTTATGAAAGGATTGTAAGACGATGTACGTTTTGTATAAGCTCATAAACAGCTTATTTGATTAAATGTTTTGACTTTCAGACGATGAGCTTGACTTATCTGAGTCACCAGGGCACTCTGCACCACCCGAGTCGTCAGGGCACCCTGCGCCAGGTCTGTCTATGCCGTTGCTGGATCCGGAGCCTGAGGCGGGACCTTCTTCAGCGTAAAGAAGTGGTCGAGGACGATCACATTGTCAGGAGAGGCCGTATTAGTTGTACCCCCGAAGCACTAAACCTTAGAAATCACCGACCCTATATAAGGCGTCGAGACCGGTGAAACTTTTTCATTTCTCTGCGAGCGCCTGCGACGTACACAGCTTAAGAGGACTGTAGTGTGTTACGTAATCCGGGTCACGTgagccattttgttttgttttgtaaattgttattttcataattttctttatttatttgtaaagttaTGTTCTATGAAAGTGGGTTGTGACGTTTCTTGAGTAATTTGTGAAGattgttttaaattgttaaataaagagattagggtttttgtttgattatttttttttttatttttatttcacttttgaTCCTAAgaatatcataatagaggggctcggctagagtttctaataccctgcctcttgtgtttgttgttaagcaactccaagaaagatgtttagcgttaagatcgcctgcaattatgactgaattactgagattaaagagggcttcgaggtcacttctaagtaacctcttagagttattaggagataaataagccgacactagtgtgattggctgatgtcctgtcatgcccactcgacagatcgaagcctcaatgtcagtgagggcaggcgggtctataggtatacagtgaagtgactttctataataaatgagagtgccccctttgggcgcgaagatcctgtcgtttcgcactaaattataattcgccatcttggggtTGCGATTAGAGgatttgag
This sequence is a window from Pectinophora gossypiella unplaced genomic scaffold, ilPecGoss1.1 Pgos_41, whole genome shotgun sequence. Protein-coding genes within it:
- the LOC126381261 gene encoding uncharacterized protein LOC126381261, whose product is MVFRAGTRTYSNVPPVRLCGSPLVQVERFKYLGHWVTETQCDNSDIERERRALAVRCNMLPRRFARCGKQVKATLFKAYCQSFYTCGLWVNYTQKAYSALRVQYNDALRILFGLPRFCSVSLMFAEARIDCFYTIMRKRGASTLNRMCTSSNSILGVLVGRWDAPMFARWMRLHTSSNR